The Thunnus thynnus chromosome 22, fThuThy2.1, whole genome shotgun sequence genome includes a window with the following:
- the ing2 gene encoding inhibitor of growth protein 2, protein MLGHHYPNADKSQQLVNYVEDYLECVESLPLDIQRNVSLLREIDAKYQEVLKEVDEVFEKYKGEQDAAQRKRLQIQLQRALIISQELGDEKIHVVTQMTELVENRSRQMDSHSLCLQEPGESERLTTERRSNVQESPAPERTSARRPRRQRNSESRDSSHPSANGSLVDDPVEELSLPPPREKKSKSAKKKKRKAKQERDASPVDFAIDPNEPTYCLCEQVSYGEMIGCDNDQCPIEWFHFSCVGLTYKPKGKWYCPKCRGDNEKTMDKSLDKNRKDRRSR, encoded by the exons ATGTTAGGCCATCACTATCCAAATGCCGACAAGTCGCAACAACTGGTCAACTATGTGGAGGATTATCTGGAATGTGTGGAGTCCCTGCCTTTGGACATacaaagaaatgtttctttGCTTCGGGAAATTGATGCAAAGTATCAAG AGGTGCTGAAGGAGGTGGATGAAGTATTTGAGAAGTACAAAGGTGAGCAAGATGCAGCTCAGAGAAAGCGCCTGCAGATCCAGCTGCAGCGGGCACTCATTATCAGCCAGGAGCTGGGCGACGAGAAGATCCACGTGGTGACCCAGATGACGGAGCTGGTGGAGAATCGCTCCCGCCAAATGGACTCCCACTCCCTGTGCCTCCAGGAACCCGGCGAGTCTGAGCGGCTCACTACAGAGCGGCGCTCCAACGTCCAAGAGTCCCCAGCTCCTGAACGCACCTCAGCCCGCCGCCCACGACGCCAACGCAACAGCGAGAGTCGTGACTCCAGCCACCCATCAGCCAACGGCTCTCTAGTAGACGACCCTGTGGAGGAGCTCTCCCTACCTCCGCCCCGAGAGAAGAAATCCAAATCtgcgaagaagaagaagcgcAAGGCCAAACAGGAACGAGACGCCTCACCAGTCGACTTTGCAATCGACCCCAATGAGCCCACCTACTGTCTCTGCGAGCAAGTGTCTTATGGTGAGATGATCGGCTGCGACAATGACCAGTGCCCCATCGAGTGGTTCCACTTTTCCTGTGTGGGGCTGACCTACAAGCCCAAGGGCAAGTGGTACTGCCCCAAATGCAGAGGGGACAATGAAAAGACCATGGACAAAAGCCTAGACAAGAACAGAAAAGACCGCCGGTCCAGGTAG